A single genomic interval of Nostoc commune NIES-4072 harbors:
- the apcB gene encoding allophycocyanin subunit beta yields the protein MRDAVTSLIKNYDLAGRYFDRNAIDSLKSYFDSGTARVQAAAAINTNAAALVKQAGLKLFEELPELIRPGGNAYTTRRYAACLRDMDYYLRYATYALVAGNTNVLDERVLQGLRETYNSLGVPIGPTVRGIQILKDLIKEQVATAGVVNTTFVDEPFDHITRELSEQDI from the coding sequence ATGCGCGATGCGGTAACAAGTTTAATTAAGAATTATGACTTAGCTGGCCGGTATTTTGACCGGAATGCGATCGATAGCCTGAAGTCTTACTTTGACAGTGGTACAGCACGAGTACAAGCGGCAGCAGCGATAAATACTAATGCAGCTGCACTTGTCAAGCAAGCTGGTTTAAAGTTATTTGAAGAACTGCCAGAATTGATTCGCCCCGGTGGAAATGCTTATACAACTCGTCGTTATGCAGCTTGTCTGCGGGATATGGACTACTATCTGCGCTATGCCACCTATGCGTTAGTTGCCGGAAACACAAATGTATTGGATGAGCGTGTGCTACAAGGGCTACGGGAAACTTACAATTCTTTAGGAGTACCTATTGGGCCTACGGTTCGCGGTATCCAAATTCTCAAGGATCTGATTAAGGAACAGGTGGCAACAGCAGGTGTAGTTAATACTACTTTTGTGGATGAACCATTTGATCACATCACACGCGAGTTGAGCGAACAGGATATTTAG
- the glnA gene encoding type I glutamate--ammonia ligase — protein MTTPQEVLKRIQDEKIELIDLKFIDTVGTWQHLTLYQNQIDETAFTDGVPFDGSSIRGWKAINESDMTMVLDPNTAWIDPFMEVPTLSIICSIKEPRTGEWYNRCPRVIAQKAIDYLVSTGVGDTAFFGPEAEFFIFDNARFAQTANEGYYFLDSEEGAWNSGKAGTENKPNLGYKPRFKEGYFPVSPTDSFQDIRTEMLLTMAQLGVPIEKHHHEVATGGQCELGFRFGKLIEAADWLMIYKYVIKNVAKKHGKTVTFMPKPIFGDNGSGMHCHQSIWKDGQPLFAGDKYAGLSDMALHYIGGLLKHAPALLAITNPSTNSYKRLVPGYEAPVNLAYSQGNRSASIRIPLSGTNPKAKRLEFRCPDATSNPYLAFAAMLCAGLDGIKNKIHPGEPLDKNIYELSPEELAKVPSTPGSLELALQALEKDHAFLTESGVFTEDFIENWIDYKLGNEVKQLQLRPHPYEFYLYYDA, from the coding sequence ATGACAACACCCCAAGAAGTCTTGAAAAGAATTCAAGATGAAAAAATTGAACTGATTGATCTCAAATTCATCGATACAGTAGGGACTTGGCAGCACCTCACACTGTACCAGAACCAAATCGATGAGACTGCATTTACTGATGGCGTACCTTTTGACGGTTCCAGCATTCGGGGTTGGAAAGCAATCAACGAATCAGATATGACGATGGTACTCGACCCCAACACTGCTTGGATCGACCCATTCATGGAAGTCCCAACGCTAAGTATAATTTGTAGTATTAAGGAACCTCGCACGGGTGAATGGTACAATCGTTGCCCACGCGTTATTGCCCAAAAAGCAATAGATTACCTGGTTTCCACTGGTGTTGGTGACACAGCCTTCTTTGGCCCTGAAGCTGAGTTCTTTATCTTTGACAATGCTAGGTTTGCCCAAACCGCTAACGAAGGCTACTACTTCTTAGACTCCGAAGAAGGTGCTTGGAATTCCGGTAAAGCTGGTACAGAGAACAAACCCAACTTAGGTTACAAACCACGCTTCAAAGAAGGTTACTTCCCAGTCTCACCGACGGATTCTTTCCAAGATATCCGTACAGAGATGCTGTTGACGATGGCACAATTAGGTGTACCCATTGAAAAGCATCACCACGAAGTAGCCACTGGTGGTCAGTGCGAACTAGGTTTCCGCTTTGGCAAATTGATCGAAGCGGCTGACTGGTTGATGATTTACAAATATGTCATCAAGAACGTTGCCAAAAAACACGGCAAAACCGTCACCTTCATGCCAAAACCGATTTTTGGCGACAACGGTTCTGGAATGCACTGCCACCAATCCATCTGGAAAGACGGACAACCTCTGTTTGCAGGTGATAAGTATGCTGGTTTGAGCGACATGGCATTGCACTACATTGGTGGTCTTCTCAAACACGCACCAGCGCTGTTGGCAATTACCAACCCTAGCACCAACTCATATAAGCGCCTAGTACCTGGTTATGAAGCACCAGTAAACTTAGCTTACTCCCAAGGGAACCGTTCTGCTTCTATCCGTATTCCTTTATCTGGCACTAACCCCAAAGCCAAGCGTTTAGAATTCCGTTGTCCAGATGCTACTTCTAACCCCTACTTGGCATTTGCTGCAATGCTTTGTGCTGGTCTTGATGGCATCAAGAACAAAATCCATCCTGGTGAACCCTTAGATAAGAATATCTATGAACTCTCTCCAGAAGAACTGGCAAAGGTTCCTTCAACTCCAGGTTCTTTAGAACTGGCGTTGCAAGCACTAGAAAAAGATCACGCCTTCTTGACCGAATCAGGCGTATTCACGGAAGACTTTATCGAAAATTGGATTGACTACAAGCTAGGTAACGAAGTTAAGCAGTTACAGCTGCGCCCTCATCCCTACGAGTTTTACCTCTACTACGATGCTTAA
- a CDS encoding calcium-binding protein: MDIIGTNEDDFLAGTIGSDRIDALDDDDTIVSLAGDDEIFGNDGEDLIVGGAGNDTIDGGDGDDLVFGDAGNDSIDGDDGVDVINGGDGNDRIIGNNDNDRIFGDAGNDTINGNDGDDILNGSDGADVISGDAGNDRVFAGNGNDTVSGGGRNDQLNGDAGNDLVQGEAGNDTVFGGTGVGNDTLTGETGTDLLIGGAGNDSLSGGDGSDRLIGVEPFAPGFGSIVNEVDTLTGGANSDTFVLGAGNEIFYDNGNNSDYALITGFNISQDFIELPESTFSLGSISINNAVGTGISFNNDLIAVVQGVSISDFSRGFDFV; the protein is encoded by the coding sequence ATGGATATTATTGGTACAAATGAGGACGATTTTCTTGCTGGCACTATTGGCAGCGATCGCATTGATGCTTTGGATGATGACGATACTATTGTATCCTTAGCCGGTGACGACGAAATCTTTGGTAACGATGGCGAAGACCTGATCGTTGGTGGAGCAGGAAACGACACAATTGATGGTGGGGATGGCGACGATCTAGTATTTGGAGATGCTGGGAACGACTCCATTGATGGCGACGATGGGGTTGACGTGATCAATGGGGGGGACGGCAATGACCGCATCATTGGTAACAATGACAATGACCGCATCTTCGGTGATGCAGGGAATGACACCATTAATGGTAATGATGGAGATGACATCCTCAATGGCTCTGATGGCGCCGACGTAATTTCTGGCGACGCTGGAAATGATCGAGTTTTTGCGGGTAATGGGAATGACACGGTATCAGGTGGCGGGAGGAACGACCAACTCAATGGTGATGCAGGCAATGATCTTGTTCAGGGTGAGGCTGGTAACGACACCGTATTTGGTGGGACTGGAGTTGGAAATGACACCCTTACTGGTGAAACTGGCACGGACTTATTGATTGGTGGAGCTGGAAACGACTCTTTATCAGGTGGTGATGGGAGCGATCGCCTGATCGGCGTTGAACCTTTTGCCCCAGGATTTGGATCGATTGTTAACGAAGTCGATACCTTAACTGGTGGGGCTAATAGCGATACCTTCGTCCTGGGAGCAGGTAATGAAATTTTCTATGATAATGGCAACAATAGTGACTACGCCTTGATTACTGGCTTCAATATCAGCCAAGACTTTATTGAACTACCTGAATCTACCTTTAGCTTGGGTAGTATCTCTATTAATAATGCCGTGGGGACAGGGATATCTTTTAACAACGACTTAATCGCGGTTGTTCAAGGAGTTTCAATTTCAGATTTTAGCCGTGGCTTTGATTTTGTCTAA